Sequence from the Janthinobacterium lividum genome:
TCGGAGCTGCAGGGCGAGCGCGCCGATGCGCCCGGCAACTGGCGCGCGGACTTGCCTGAGGTCATACGCGGCGAAATCCGCGCCGCCCTGTCGCATGACTGGGCGCATGGCGATTCGACCCTGCTGGCTGTCGCCACCGACGGTGACGCCATCGTCGGCATGGCCTTGGTCTCCATCGATACGCGCCAGCGCGCCTCGAAATCGTTCGCCGCGCTGGACGACCTGGTCTTGCTGCCCTCCGTGCGCGGCAGCGGCATCGGCAGCCAGCTGGTGGAGTGGGTAGCAGGCGAATTGCGCAGCCACGGCATCGCCCGTTTGTTCCTCGAATGCGGCGCGCACAACCTGACGGCGCAAACCTTCTTCAAGGGACGCGGCTTCAAGCAAGTGTCCGTCGTCATGCTGCGCGAACTCGACGTGCCAGCGGTAACCGCCGCCGTGGATGACAAGGATGGCGACCGTGGCTGACGCCCGCCGCCCCCGCCAAGCCCAGGCCCGTGGCAGCCTGGAACGTAAATATTTGCGCAGCACCAAATTCATCCAAACCGATAGTTGTTAAAAGTTATACTAAAATCCATGAGTTGTTTATGCATCCAATGAAAAAATGGCTGACGCTGGCCATCGTCTCCAGCGCCCTGTTCCTGATCGTGGTCGACATGACCGTGCTCTACACCGCCTTGCCCGCGCTGACGCGCGACTTGCAGGCATCCTCTTCGCAAAAACTGTGGATCATCAACGTGTACGCGCTGGTCGTCTCCGGTCTGCTGCCCGGCCTCGGCACCCTCGGTGACCGCTTGAGCCACAAACCCGTTTTCCTTGCCGGCCTGGCCGTGTTCGGCATCGCCTCACTGTGCGCCGCATTTTCGCCCGCGCCGGAATGGCTGATCTTTGCCCGTGTGCTGCTTGCCATCGGTGCCGCCTTGATGATGCCGGCCACCTTGTCCATCATCCGCCTGA
This genomic interval carries:
- a CDS encoding GNAT family N-acetyltransferase, which gives rise to MKNAQANSTAISFSWCHDATAEDALCQLYLDNVSADYISHSELQGERADAPGNWRADLPEVIRGEIRAALSHDWAHGDSTLLAVATDGDAIVGMALVSIDTRQRASKSFAALDDLVLLPSVRGSGIGSQLVEWVAGELRSHGIARLFLECGAHNLTAQTFFKGRGFKQVSVVMLRELDVPAVTAAVDDKDGDRG